In the genome of Gammaproteobacteria bacterium, the window TTTTCCGAAGGATGGTTCAACCACTGGTATCATGTCGGCCGCGGCTGGGCGCGGCTGACCCGTAACCGGCGCAGCATGGAACGGATCAGTTGATGAAACGCGTCCTGAGCTCTCCCGACCGGGTGTTTACCCAGTACGTGCGCGATGTACTCGAGTCGCGTGGCATACGCTGCCTGCTCAAGAACGAATACCTCTCCGGGGCGGCGGGTGAGCTGCCCGTCAACGAGACGCAGCCGGAGGTCTGGGTGCTGGACGATGGCGACATGGCCCTGGCGCGTGAGGTGATCGACACGCTGCAGACCCCGGTCGATGCCTCGCCCTGGGTCTGTCCCAACTGCGGGGAGCATCTGGAAGGCCAGTTCACCACCTGTTGGCGCTGCGGCACGGACCGGCGCTGACGCCCCGCCTTGAAAACTGCCACGGCTGTCCGCATTTGAATTGCTTCATTTGGATAATCCGATAACTATTGCCATGACCGTAGAGGCCCATAAGGAAAATCTTCAGTTCCAGACCGAGGTGAGCCAGCTGCTGCACCTCATGATCCATTCCTTGTACTCCAACAAGGAAATCTTCCTGCGCGAACTCATCTCCAATGCTTCGGACGCCTGCGACAAGCTGCGTTTCGAGGCCCTGTCCGACGATGCCCTGTTCGAGGGCGACAGCGACCTGCAAATCCAGGTGGAATACGATGCCGACGCCCGTACCCTGACGGTGCGCGACAACGGTATCGGCATGAATCGCGAGGAGGTGATCCAGAACATCGGGACCATCGCCAAGTCGGGTACCCGTGATTTCCTCCAGTCGCTGAGCGGCGACCAGGCCAAGGACGCCAAGCTGATCGGCCAGTTCGGCGTTGGTTTCTACTCGGCCTTCATGGTGGCCGATCGGATCACGGTGAAGACCCGCCGCGCCGGCCTGGGTGCGGAGCACGGTGTGGTGTGGGAATCCGACGGCGTCAGCGGCTA includes:
- a CDS encoding DUF2007 domain-containing protein — translated: MKRVLSSPDRVFTQYVRDVLESRGIRCLLKNEYLSGAAGELPVNETQPEVWVLDDGDMALAREVIDTLQTPVDASPWVCPNCGEHLEGQFTTCWRCGTDRR